The Natronoglycomyces albus genome has a segment encoding these proteins:
- a CDS encoding GNAT family N-acetyltransferase, with protein sequence MQPSFVRAARTTDAATIAQLHWDVLHGPYRRLIPSEVMENLDHEWMVNRWREAIESPPDHYSRVYVAVDKTSSPAAIARTGQSDLQQDGASLGETVVGFAAVTLPEPDSGVPNFQQSAFIEPIIVAEGHRRQGHGSRLLAAAVDHWREGKIRYAYALVLAGDSDTENFLAGSGWAPEGTEYRHTSPAANVVQRRWHTDISMTEE encoded by the coding sequence ATGCAACCCTCCTTTGTGCGTGCAGCCCGCACGACTGACGCCGCCACTATCGCGCAACTGCACTGGGACGTGCTCCACGGCCCATACCGCCGCCTGATCCCCTCTGAGGTCATGGAGAACCTCGATCACGAGTGGATGGTCAACCGTTGGCGTGAGGCCATCGAGTCCCCGCCCGATCACTATTCTCGGGTCTATGTCGCCGTTGACAAGACCTCCTCGCCGGCCGCGATCGCGCGCACCGGCCAGAGCGACCTGCAACAAGACGGCGCGAGCCTGGGCGAAACGGTCGTTGGTTTCGCCGCCGTCACCCTCCCCGAGCCGGACTCCGGGGTCCCAAACTTCCAACAATCGGCCTTTATCGAGCCGATCATCGTGGCCGAGGGGCACCGCCGGCAGGGGCACGGCTCCCGGCTCTTGGCCGCGGCGGTGGACCACTGGAGGGAAGGCAAGATTCGCTACGCCTACGCTCTTGTCCTGGCTGGAGACTCCGACACTGAGAATTTTCTGGCCGGTTCGGGCTGGGCGCCGGAGGGTACCGAGTACCGACACACCTCTCCTGCGGCCAATGTCGTGCAGCGTCGCTGGCATACCGACATCTCTATGACAGAAGAATGA
- a CDS encoding LppM family (lipo)protein, whose product MRYRPLLLIVGTLVTLLASTGCMRLELDLVINDDDTVDGHIVAAWSDDFLAEAASADIDFDPDQADALIDALLGDLPGIEDRRDYRQDGFSGETASFARQPLSDFASLEEGQDSLQIVRDGSRYQLTAYWNLQGYDPLEFDLSEQVPSPEITLSVTFPGRVTAHNGDLDGRTVTWNLALGEEHHLTAEAAGRNAGMLLATVGGGTVAILALMGLWQYRMLRRYSL is encoded by the coding sequence ATGAGATATCGGCCGCTTTTGCTCATTGTCGGCACGCTTGTCACCTTGCTGGCCAGCACCGGCTGTATGCGGCTGGAACTGGACTTGGTCATCAACGACGACGACACCGTCGACGGTCACATTGTCGCGGCGTGGAGCGATGATTTCCTGGCCGAGGCGGCCTCGGCCGACATCGATTTCGACCCCGATCAAGCCGATGCCCTCATTGACGCGCTCTTGGGCGACCTTCCCGGTATCGAGGATCGTCGCGATTATCGTCAGGACGGCTTCAGCGGCGAAACCGCTTCGTTCGCCCGTCAGCCGCTGTCTGATTTCGCCTCGCTCGAAGAGGGGCAGGACTCGCTACAGATCGTGCGGGACGGTTCCCGCTACCAGCTCACTGCCTACTGGAACTTGCAAGGATACGATCCGCTCGAGTTCGATCTCAGCGAACAGGTGCCCTCACCTGAGATCACTTTGTCGGTGACGTTCCCCGGCCGAGTCACCGCCCACAACGGGGATCTCGATGGTCGTACCGTCACCTGGAACTTGGCCTTGGGCGAGGAACACCATCTCACCGCCGAGGCGGCTGGGCGCAATGCCGGTATGTTGTTGGCCACCGTCGGCGGCGGCACGGTGGCGATCCTGGCGCTCATGGGTTTGTGGCAGTACCGGATGTTGCGCCGCTATTCTCTCTAG